Proteins found in one Plasmodium knowlesi strain H genome assembly, chromosome: 12 genomic segment:
- a CDS encoding kelch domain-containing protein, putative, protein MNLPPGKANPKSKEVAPSAYPRVNKECPSMRSGKNESRKVLTWNKLNGPPNSAKTNYKKIDEKNSAHTNGEASQNSMGYWNEEKNVCLPRRTGAASVLYKNQIYIFGGYKSERRLNDFYKYNIAENEWIKIESLNGPSRRENNPAFLFKDKMYILGGYQGNEIWLNDFYAYDFGREKWQVVNVKKESMRFAPPSLFGFALSVDEVKGILYLFGGYDGKSVHNKMYAFDLEEEKWIQTKQSGEIPSPRSCAIGHISDGYFYIFGGYNGEYGLDIFYQYHLETGIWTEMKYNMIEGSEFGSTSVEEGYESDEVQLLGDSRVGRIPQQKRKCQTQVSPNNTAIPVARYFMGSFIHNKCIYILGGYNGLRCERLNDLYKFDLHKRIWFKIHTCNNFSSRSSMNTHFYKNVIYCIAGFDGKNSLSDVYALKLEDVHIEPSCLMEYYRMMVNNYRYADVIFLVQNKYIYGCSSILLSRCPAFKTLLNLFTSSGASSSSEMSPAEMEHYRVAKNLPGMNDGTEKGEKIKNLRVIPIHDIDHDIFLIIVNYLYTDELSMSYSLDTYVLIVLASYRYSIFRLMQLCERAISHHINESNVMDILILSYRICCKQLCTACIDFIINNKLLDEAKINRLTLEPYLLGEIYKKWIFN, encoded by the coding sequence ATGAATCTCCCCCCGGGGAAAGCCAACCCGAAGAGCAAAGAAGTCGCGCCCAGCGCATACCCAAGGGTCAACAAAGAGTGCCCAAGTATGCGATCcggaaaaaacgaaagcaGGAAAGTGTTGACATGGAACAAATTAAATGGGCCACCAAATAGCGCAAAGACAAATTATAAGAAGATTGATGAAAAGAATTCGGCTCATACAAATGGGGAGGCATCACAAAATAGTATGGGTTAttggaatgaggagaaaaatgtgtgcCTTCCCAGACGCACGGGAGCTGCATCTGTATTGTATAAAAACCAGATATACATATTTGGGGGGTATAAATCTGAAAGGAGACTGAACGATTTTTACAAATACAATATTGCAGAAAATGAGTGGATCAAAATAGAATCCCTAAATGGGCCATCAAGGAGGGAAAATAATCCTGCGTTTTTATTTAAAGAtaaaatgtatatacttgGGGGATACCAAGGGAATGAAATTTGGTTGAATGATTTTTATGCGTACGATTTTGGGAGAGAAAAGTGGCAAGTTGTTAATGTGAAGAAGGAGAGCATGAGGTTTGCGCCGCCATCGCTATTTGGCTTCGCTTTATCTGTGGATGAAGTTAAAGGAATCCTCTACCTATTTGGAGGGTATGACGGTAAATCGGTACACAACAAAATGTATGCATTTGatttggaggaagaaaaatggatTCAGACAAAACAAAGTGGTGAAATACCAAGTCCAAGATCCTGTGCCATTGGACATATTTCCGATGGttatttctacatttttggcGGATACAATGGGGAGTATGGATTAGACATTTTTTATCAGTATCATTTGGAGACAGGCATTTGGACGGAGATGAAATATAACATGATTGAAGGGAGCGAATTCGGTTCAACGTCTGTAGAGGAGGGATACGAAAGTGATGAGGTCCAACTGTTGGGCGATTCACGAGTTGGTAGAATTCCACAACAGAAGAGAAAATGTCAAACGCAAGTATCTCCTAACAATACAGCAATTCCAGTGGCTAGATATTTTATGGGATCATTTATTCataataaatgtatatacattttgGGAGGGTATAATGGCCTAAGGTGTGAAAGGCTCAATGATCTATACAAATTTGATTTGCACAAACGCATATGGTTTAAAATACACACTTGTAATAATTTCAGTAGCAGGAGCAGCATGAATactcatttttataaaaacgtAATTTATTGTATTGCAGGatttgatggaaaaaattccctCAGCGATGTGTACGCTTTGAAGTTGGAAGATGTCCACATCGAACCCTCTTGCCTTATGGAATACTACAGAATGATGGTAAATAATTACCGATACGCAGATGTAATTTTTCTAGTGCAGAATAAATACATCTATGGttgttcttccattttgttgtccAGATGCCCTGCCTTTAAGACACTCCTGAATTTATTTACATCCAGCGGGGCATCGTCATCAAGCGAAATGTCACCCGCGGAAATGGAACACTACAGGGTAGCGAAGAATTTGCCAGGAATGAATGATGGAACAgagaaaggggagaaaataaaaaatcttaGAGTCATCCCAATTCATGATATAGACCATGATATCTTTCTAATAATTGTAAATTATCTATACACGGATGAGCTCTCTATGTCTTACTCCCTTGACACTTACGTACTCATCGTCTTGGCTTCCTACAGGTACAGTATTTTCAGACTAATGCAGTTGTGTGAACGTGCCATTAGCCATCATATAAATGAGTCGAATGTCATGGACATTCTCATTCTGAGCTACAGAATTTGCTGTAAACAGCTATGCACCGCTTGCATTGATTTTATAATTAATAATAAGTTGTTGGACGAGGCAAAGATTAACCGACTCACCTTGGAACCCTATTTACTGGGCGAGATCTATAAGAAGTGGATCTTCAACTGA
- a CDS encoding biotin protein ligase, putative — protein sequence MEREKLLYEKIYPAINAHRFHYNRLCSKKNIKWIVGEKKLKDSHHVVILSSNFQTKKKKANDSKRRANILHLSEKGKLFVSFIFRWKEKELEERAHFLNQLSTTAVIQTLDFYHINFNINGADGMPTGDKQIGGCFVNVHFVEREKPASNRICSSSSGDHQSVYIVTDIEIDANLLRPPNKKKGSSESNMRKLTHGASYHPTTSPMIEEVIDKLIEIFCALMKELLSDGYRTPKECVQRPTLRLYSE from the coding sequence atggaaagggaaaaattgctGTACGAGAAAATATATCCCGCGATTAATGCACACAGATTTCACTACAATCGCTTATGCAGTAAAAAGAATATCAAATGGAttgttggagaaaaaaaattaaaagatagTCACCATGTGGTCATACTTAGCAGTAACTTccagacgaaaaaaaagaaagcaaatGATAGCAAGAGGAGAGCAAATATACTGCACTTgtcagaaaaaggaaagttatttgtttcttttatttttcggtggaaagaaaaagaattggAGGAGAGAGCTCACTTCTTAAATCAACTGTCCACAACTGCAGTTATCCAAACTTTAGATTTTTATCACATTAATTTTAACATAAACGGAGCAGATGGTATGCCAACTGGGGATAAGCAAATTGGCGGCTGCTTCGTGAACGTCCATTTtgtggaaagagaaaaaccaGCCTCCAACCGAAtttgttcctcttcatcagGAGATCACCAATCAGTTTACATCGTGACGGACATAGAAATTGATGCCAATTTGCTAAGGCCTccaaataagaaaaaggggagtaGTGAATCCAACATGAGAAAGTTAACTCATGGAGCAAGTTATCATCCTACTACATCACCGATGATAGAAGAAGTTATAGACAAACTGATAGAAATATTCTGTGCCCTTATGAAGGAATTGCTCTCCGATGGGTATCGAACTCCGAAGGAATGTGTACAACGACCTACTTTACGTCTATATAgcgaatga
- a CDS encoding rhoptry protein, putative translates to MFRSQGIKRWTMKRFLCFSIGTASIIYALLLILMSILMLTHTSHYNEALFIVMAILNCICALLIFISVAHKNAFTAYIAYNVVVINYIVEAIECLICLYNTCTSHSVQWYYDNFDWHRKIIFNYLIYYGILEMIVHIFMFIMSFFVIQLLWSFYRLLQVGGNIFSFQRAEDIEKSFHGTYYYSYGTIPHMQPY, encoded by the coding sequence ATGTTCAGATCacaaggaataaaaagatgGACGATGAAGAGGTTTTTATGTTTCTCCATAGGGACAGCTAGTATTATTTACGCCCTACTCCTGATATTGATGTCGATTCTGATGTTAACACACACATCGCATTACAATGAAGCGTTGTTCATAGTCATGGCAATTTTAAACTGCATTTGCGCCCTTTTAATATTCATTTCCGTTGCACACAAAAATGCTTTTACAGCGTATATAGCATATAATGTGGTGGTCATAAATTATATTGTGGAGGCAATTGAGTGTTTAATATGCCTTTACAATACCTGTACTTCACATAGCGTCCAGTGGTATTACGATAACTTCGATTGGCACAGAAAAATAATCTTTAATTATCTCATATATTATGGAATATTAGAAATgattgttcatatttttatgtttatcaTGTCCTTCTTCGTTATACAACTGCTTTGGAGTTTTTATCGACTTTTGCAAGTaggtggaaatattttttccttccagaGGGCCGAAGATATTGAAAAAAGTTTTCATGGGACATACTACTACTCCTACGGGACCATTCCCCATATGCAACCTTACTGA
- a CDS encoding 60S ribosomal protein L27, putative produces MGKLLKPGKVVIMLNGRRAGKKAIIINTYESQTRERPYSYCLVAGIEKHPLKVTKKMSKKKIMKRSKVKAFVKYINVNHILPTRYQVANDFDIKTLASEEVLKSKNKKKEVKKLGKIFRDKFLDPINKKTGEVSKDISFLHKKLYF; encoded by the exons atggggaaatt aCTGAAGCCAGGAAAAGTTGTTATCATGCTGAATGGACGTAGAGCTGGAAAGAAGGCGATCATCATTAACACGTATGAAAGCCAAACGAGGGAGAGACCATACAGCTATTGCCTCGTTGCTGGAATAGAAAAACACCCCTTGAAGGTCACCAAAAAAATGtccaagaagaaaattatgaagagaTCCAAGGTTAAGGCATTTGTAAAGTACATTAACGTGAATCACATTCTCCCGACCAG ATACCAAGTGGCCAACGACTTTGACATCAAAACGTTAGCATCGGAGGAAGTTTTAAAATccaagaataaaaagaaggaagttaaaAAGTTGGGAAAAATTTTCAGAGATAA ATTCTTAGACccaattaacaaaaaaaccGGTGAAGTCTCCAAGgacatttcatttttgcacaagAAATTATATTTCTAA
- a CDS encoding inner membrane complex sub-compartment protein 3, putative — protein sequence MGNKLCCVNNDLQNSKSSIDIYKYDPREIYGDYGDWTLESWIDKYKNGNSIKVAFPDGNEIQCHFKIFLKEKCFELSLDNKVRVIKFNDINCILHRNSCESLLESEQNLLKSPKVIGIRLISTLKAIAFAMDSPAEARMFYEFIEKYCLNC from the coding sequence ATGGGAAACAAATTGTGTTGCGTTAACAATGACTTGCAAAATAGCAAGTCTAGcatagatatatataaatatgacCCCAGAGAAATATACGGAGATTATGGTGACTGGACACTGGAGAGCTGGATCGACAagtacaaaaatggaaactccATAAAGGTTGCCTTTCCAGATGGTAATGAAATTCAGTGCCactttaaaatatttctcaaggaaaaatgttttgAGTTATCCCTGGATAATAAAGTTCGAGTCATAAAGTTCAATGATATAAATTGTATACTTCACAGAAACAGTTGCGAATCGTTATTAGAGTCAGAGCAAAATTTATTAAAGTCGCCCAAGGTTATAGGCATTCGCTTAATAAGTACACTTAAGGCCATTGCCTTTGCTATGGACAGCCCAGCGGAAGCAAGGATGTTTTACGAATTTATAGAAAAGTACTGCTTAAATTGTTaa
- a CDS encoding ribosomal protein S10, apicoplast, putative — translation MNVRFWILSLILPCIYGRSTTLRVAPEGITAFLRAVPKRNSLMKNARLYNNLEKVNTDIKELDILNKWKENYHLRIILNSYFSDHLQKAVLNVKEKISQYPQFIIAGPIPQKTIKKRFTFLRSPHVDKDSREQFEIKQYGCKIDIFLNSSISLKSNEFTDFLSVKLPRFVGFEYYFEENYKGMKKEEIKKLKKKKYVSKYYTNLFNGKEKKKIVEALLENSKYMNVRLPRNFYDLYKFPLHILQHYYKKTMEKKKWYHENEELMKKIESLSFD, via the exons atgaacgtTCGGTTTTGGATCCTCTCTCTGATATTACCCTGTATCTACGGAAGAAGTACCACCTTGAGGGTAGCCCCCGAAGGAATAACAGCCTTCTTGAGGGCAGTCCCCAAGAGAAACTCCTTAATGAAGAACGCTCGACTTTACAACAAC TTAGAGAAAGTAAACACAGATATAAAAGAACTGGACATTTTAAACAAGTGGAAAGAAAACTACCACCTCCGAATCATTCTGAACTCCTACTTTTCGGATCACTTGCAAAAGGCAGTCttaaatgtgaaggagaaaatcagCCAGTACCCGCAGTTTATCATTGCGGGCCCGATTCCGCAGAAGACGATAAAGAAGAG ATTCACCTTTCTGAGATCGCCCCACGTCGACAAGGACAGTAGGGAGCAGTTCGAAATAAAACAATACGGATGTAAAATAGACATTTTTCTGAACTCTTCGATAAGCTTGAAGAGCAATGAAT TCACCGACTTCCTATCCGTGAAGCTTCCTCGATTCGTGGGTTTCGAGTATTACTTTGAAGAGAATTACAAAGGgatgaaaaaggaggaaatcaaaaaattaaaaaaaaaaaaatacgttagCAAATACTACACGAATTTGTTCAAtggcaaagagaaaaaaaaaattgttgagGCCTTGttggaaaattcaaaatacATGAATGTGAGACTCCCCAGAAATTTTTATGATCTGTACAAATTCCCCCTCCATATATTGCAACACTATTACAaaaa aacaatggagaagaagaaatggtaTCACGAGAATGAAGAATTGATGAAGAAGATCGAGTCACTTTCATTTGACTAG
- a CDS encoding 60S ribosomal protein L29, putative, with the protein MAKSKNHTNHNQNRKAHKNGIKKPKKHKFMSRKGLDPKFFKNQKYCLKGILKKKKELKMKQKQENKN; encoded by the exons ATGGCGAAGTCAAAGAACCATACTAATCATAACCAA AATAGGAAGgcacacaaaaatggaattaaGAAACCCAAGAAGCACAAGTTTATGTCTCGCAAGGGG TTGGAcccaaaattttttaaaaaccaAAAATACTGCTTAAAGGGAatcttaaaaaagaagaaggaattgaaaatgaaacagaaacaagaaaataagaaCTGA
- a CDS encoding ubiquitin carboxyl-terminal hydrolase isozyme L3, putative, translated as MLRNNIWVPIESNPESLYLYSCKLGQTKLIFQDIYGFDAELLDMIPQPVHAIILLYPLKEGMINPNDEANGSTEQNVENIWFIKQIVPNSCGTVALFHLYGNLRNKFELDKDSLLANFFDRVKDMTPEKRGKEFEVNKSIELLHHEFSGKASGTGDDIDVDTHFIVFVEIDGKLVELDGRKDNPVIHCTTTPATFKYDTGNIIKKKFIEKCQGDNRFSALAVVSSDVV; from the exons ATGCTACGGAACAATATTTGGGTTCCCATAGAGTCCAACCCGGAGTCTCTCTACCTCTACTCCTGCAAACTTGGACAGACAAAGTTGATCTTTCAGGATATCTATGGGTTTGATGCGGAACTCCTAGATATG ATCCCGCAACCCGTGCACGCAATAATACTGTTGTACCCCCTGAAAGAAGGCATG ATTAATCCAAATGATGAAGCGAATGGAAGTACTGAACAGAATGTTGAGAATATTTGGTTCATAAAACAG attgttCCAAATTCATGTGGAACGGTAGCCCTTTTTCACCTGTACGGAAacttaagaaataaatttgaGCTAG ACAAGGACTCTCTCTTGGCTAATTTCTTCGATAGGGTGAAGGACATGACGCCCGAAAAACGAGGGAAG GAATTTGAAGTGAACAAGAGTATCGAACTCCTCCATCACGAATTTTCAGGAAAGGCTTCTGGCACGGGGGATGACATAGAC GTTGATACCCACTTTATCGTTTTTGTCGAAATTGACGGGAAGCTCGTCGAGCTG GACGGAAGGAAGGATAATCCCGTTATTCATTGCACGACGACTCCAGCCACTTTCAAATAC GACACgggaaatataataaaaaaaaagttcatagAAAAGTGCCAAGGTGACAACAGATTTTCAGCCTTAGCAGTTGTATCAAGTGATGTTGTGTAG
- a CDS encoding FYVE and coiled-coil domain-containing protein, putative: protein MGHYTENDFYLNKSASPMGDADNNENDKKCLWVPDEEVTNCYSCNALFNVRVRKHHCRACGNVFCSNCSDNKIKISEYSYAEKVRVCDRCFVERSSPQTLLLQEDLGARKQINQDLKKALSEKMAIVERFKTFLLEFDSEILNNSDHAEGSNDVMSLLNRGEKGLKDLNDKIRNYDSIIENQKRELEELKREKEQKTELNKILHLRNYEIQQKNMNIKNLVKEKNELTLVKEESEGIIHSYKKQVEKLIIRCNQLELEKKKNYTDQSSNYSFTNSSSQSYRMNSYRFPQNEMSVSYTIAHGPSDDPEDENCCNYCQRRGCSIM from the coding sequence atgggCCATTACACAGAAAACgatttttacctgaacaagtcagcATCTCCCATGGGGGATGCAGACAAtaatgaaaatgataaaaaatgtttatggGTCCCTGATGAGGAGGTAACTAACTGCTACAGCTGCAATGCCCTCTTTAACGTGAGGGTAAGAAAACATCATTGCAGAGCATGCGGAAATGTATTTTGCTCCAACTGTTCAGACAATAAGATAAAAATTAGTGAATACAGCTATGCAGAGAAAGTTCGAGTATGTGACAGGTGTTTTGTGGAAAGGTCGTCTCCCCAAACGTTGTTGTTGCAAGAAGATTTAGGAGCAAGGAAACAAATAAATCAAGATTTGAAGAAAGCGCTAAGTGAGAAAATGGCCATCGTGGAGAGATTTAAAACATTCCTGCTAGAATTTGACAGCGAAATTTTAAACAATAGTGACCATGCAGAAGGCTCCAATGATGTCATGTCCTTGTTGaataggggagaaaaaggattGAAAGACTTGAATGACAAAATAAGGAACTATGATTCCATTATTGAAAATCAGAAAAGGGAGTTAGAAGagctaaaaagggaaaaggaacaaaaaacagAACTTAACAAAATTTTGCACCTAAGAAATTATGAGattcaacaaaaaaatatgaacataaaaaatcttgttaaggaaaaaaatgaactgacTTTAGTGAAGGAAGAATCCGAAGGTATTATCCATTCTTATAAGAAACAGGTGGAGAAACTAATTATAAGGTGTAACCAACTTGAAttagagaagaagaaaaactatACCGATCAATCAAGTAATTATTCCTTTACCAACAGCAGTTCTCAGTCCTACAGGATGAATTCTTATAGGTTTCCTCAGAACGAGATGAGCGTATCCTACACGATTGCCCATGGACCCTCGGATGACCCGGAGGACGAAAACTGCTGCAACTACTGCCAGAGGAGGGGGTGCTCGATTATGTGA
- a CDS encoding snRNA-activating protein complex subunit 3, putative, producing MDERNDRSLSLPIPHCPVKLLFETDEYDFYQIKQREGKKSGSRVKDNVGSGLREDGTNSVQSQDGSETESDNERLFISYLKNITKRNTPNTRKGGLSKSSSGNNIYRYTPQSSVQKVEGIKCIKEYSEKESGDESTPQVALQNSKSHDDNEQIPRQPYHIFEKHPDLPISKDLRREWIYHTPAEAFVPMKVRLNNFQEECERVKRRLRGGADRLSTPDDPIIKQRKAEQYDPLIEALQSGIRSPNVGEIINHIVNHNCKNWKQKVDLEILRKEADNSKKERVLNRSKCFVDWLPKREKNAFSKYAIIAKLKRKTLSKTFKLVCDFNNSLLKGVYINQNLINTLYSEQAKRYFLESPSMYCLSSNDTFIISISFYHPIRGIKIAEYEILSWQTLADLTDVFFCFDSSNYGLPQFDGSVYYIDGVLYPDLRSPNALDYSACILDFYKKKKENNFIRPPYKVLQHKAVIGQMEIPLYQKCCFLHQGNCEHRIIFNNIRQYNSLRDKEFAKYPLRIFKPNIAKKFCLCCHKNIAQKIILDCYLFKENPSYICNSCFNLFLLDKEGNPVDAIMKHFEYIDEV from the coding sequence atggATGAAAGAAACGATCGCTCACTCAGTTTACCCATTCCTCATTGTCCAGTAAAACTTTTATTCGAGACAGATGAGTATGATTTTTACCAAATTAAGCagagggaggggaaaaaaagcggatcccgggttaaggataatgtgggttccgggttaagggaaGATGGGACAAATTCTGTTCAGAGCCAAGACGGAAGCGAAACAGAAAGTGATAATGAGAGGCTCTTCATCAGTTACctgaaaaatattacaaaaaggaacacgCCAAACACGCGCAAGGGGGGGTTGTCCAAAAGTTCTAGCGGTAACAACATTTATAGATATACTCCTCAAAGTAGTGTTCAGAaggtggaaggaataaaatgtATCAAAGAGTACTCCGAAAAGGAATCAGGGGATGAATCCACCCCCCAGGTGGCCTTACAAAATAGTAAATCCCATGACGACAACGAACAGATCCCGCGGCAACCGTAccacatttttgaaaagcATCCAGATTTACCCATAAGTAAGGATCTCAGACGAGAGTGGATTTATCACACACCCGCCGAAGCCTTCGTTCCAATGAAAGTTCGATTGAATAATTTTCAGGAAGAATGCGAAAGGGTTAAGAGAAGGCTACGTGGGGGGGCAGACCGATTATCCACCCCAGATGACCCAATTATCAAGCAAAGGAAAGCGGAACAGTATGATCCCCTCATTGAAGCATTACAGTCGGGAATTCGAAGTCCAAACGTGGGGGAAATAATAAACCATATAGTAAAtcataattgtaaaaattggaaaCAGAAAGTAGATTTGGAGATACTAAGGAAAGAAGCAGATAATTCGAAAAAGGAGAGAGTACTAAATAGAAGCAAATGTTTTGTGGACTGGTTaccaaaaagagaaaaaaatgcatttagCAAATATGCGATAATAGCAAAGTTAAAGAGAAAGACATTATCAAAAACATTTAAACTTGTATGTGATTTCAACAATTCATTACTCAAGGGGGTTTACATTAATCAGAATTTAATAAACACGCTTTATTCGGAACAAGCAAAGCGTTATTTCCTTGAATCTCCTTCAATGTATTGTTTAAGTTCAAATGATACGTTCATAATTTCGATCTCCTTTTATCATCCGATACGGGGTATCAAAATTGCTGAGTATGAAATTCTGTCATGGCAAACATTGGCTGACCTGacagatgtttttttttgtttcgaCTCTTCAAATTATGGTTTGCCCCAATTTGATGGATCTGTTTACTACATTGATGGAGTACTCTATCCTGATTTGAGATCACCCAATGCACTGGATTATTCAGCATGCATATtagatttttacaaaaaaaaaaaagaaaataattttattagaCCACCATATAAGGTACTGCAACATAAGGCTGTCATAGGCCAAATGGAAATCCCTCTGTACCAGAAGTGTTGCTTTCTACATCAAGGGAATTGTGAGCAccgaattatttttaataatattCGGCAGTATAATAGCTTACGCGACAAGGAGTTTGCTAAGTACCCCCTCAGGATTTTCAAGCCAAATATAGCGAAGAAGTTCTGCTTATGTTGTCATAAAAATATCGCGCAGAAAATCATCCTCGATTGTTATCTCTTTAAAGAAAACCCATCCTATATATGCAACAGTTGCTTTAATTTGTTTCTCCTCGATAAGGAGGGTAACCCCGTAGACGCCATTATGAAGCACTTTGAGTACATCGACGAGGTGTGA